The following proteins are encoded in a genomic region of Tachyglossus aculeatus isolate mTacAcu1 unplaced genomic scaffold, mTacAcu1.pri scaffold_222_arrow_ctg1, whole genome shotgun sequence:
- the LOC119923703 gene encoding beta-1,3-N-acetylglucosaminyltransferase radical fringe-like: METFIFTDGEDGLLRLRAGDHVINTNCWAVHRRQALCCKMSVEYQKFIESGRKWFCHVDDNYVNPRGLLRLLSAFSPSQNVYLGRPSLENPIETAHRLRGDGADNSNNISCTLFLHEKACLNMGQFTFHEVKLLHSESCHTLGPDRSMPFRGPELSPGSEEKTVRRLNPLGA; encoded by the exons ATGGAG ACCTTCATCTTCACGGACGGGGAGGACGGGCTCCTGCGTCTCCGGGCAG GGGATCATGTCATCAACACCAACTGCTGGGCCGTCCACAGGCGCCAGGCCCTCTGCTGCAAGATGTCCGTGGAGTACCAGAAGTTCATCGAGTCGGGCCGGAA GTGGTTCTGCCACGTGGACGACAACTACGTGAATCCACGCGGCCTCCTGCGCCTGCTGTCGGCCTTCTCGCCCAGCCAGAACGTGTACCTGGGCCGCCCCAGCCTGGAAAACCCCATCGAGACCGCCCACCGCCTCCGGGGGGACGGAGCC GacaacagcaataatatctcGTGCACATTGTTCCTTCATGAGAAAGCCTGCTTGAACATGGGGCAATTCACGTTCCACGAAG TGAAGTTGCTGCATTCGGAGTCCTGCCACACGCTGGGCCCTGATCGCTCCATGCCGTTCAGAGGCCCCGAACTCTCCCCGGGTTCTGAGGAGAAAACGGTTCGGAGATTGAATCCTTTGGGTGCCTAA